The following coding sequences are from one Lycium ferocissimum isolate CSIRO_LF1 chromosome 3, AGI_CSIRO_Lferr_CH_V1, whole genome shotgun sequence window:
- the LOC132048701 gene encoding uncharacterized protein LOC132048701: MWLTLHGRLLTSDRLIKWGLDVEPLCILCQQCHEDRSHLFVGCPFANQLWSRLFSWIQRQFSPAQTWGNHLTWVLQCGKGKSHRARIFRMVYAEGIHSIWIERNQRLFEKRSRDVASIAREIAYICNVRAGPGLSATIQSYQF; the protein is encoded by the coding sequence ATGTGGCTGACCTTACATGGACGACTACTTACATCTGATAGGCTCATTAAATGGGGATTGGATGTCGAACCACTGTGTATACTATGCCAGCAATGTCATGAGGATAGAAGTCACTTGTTTGTTGGTTGCCCCTTTGCTAACCAGTTATGGAGCAGATTGTTTAGCTGGATTCAGAGACAGTTTTCACCTGCACAAACATGGGGGAATCATCTAACTTGGGTATTGCAATGTGGTAAAGGGAAGTCTCACAGAGCAAGGATTTTTAGAATGGTCTATGCTGAAGGCATTCACTCAATCTGGATCGAAAGGAATCAAAGACTCTTTGAGAAGAGAAGTCGAGATGTTGCAAGTATTGCACGTGAGATTGCCTATATCTGTAATGTCAGAGCTGGTCCTGGACTATCTGCTACTATTCAGAGTTACCAGTTTTAA